In Streptomyces thermolilacinus SPC6, a single genomic region encodes these proteins:
- a CDS encoding glycosyltransferase family 4 protein has translation MTQLRTVQVLGGGSAGSSAHVRSLAAGLVARGVRVTVCAPAELDHTHDFLGCGAHFVPVPPRGDPMAMGALRAVCGGADVVHAHGLNAAVRSAMALATQRVPLVVTWHSRPHAEGARGHLLRMMERKAVRAAAVVLATSSELVDRARRRGARDARLGPVTLPPPRGLADLPGEKARAELGAVGRPLVVTAAPLEPYRGHGALLDASRRWLGHDPVPLVAVAGDGSRRAALRRRIDTEGLPVRLLGPRHDVTALLAAADVAVLAGRWEARAPLAQEALRLGVPLVATAVGGVPELVGDAAELVAYGDSVRLAAAVSRLLTDPARRAALAAAGPRQAATWPTEEDTIAQVLSVYDELCDARGGHVL, from the coding sequence GTGACACAGCTGCGTACGGTCCAAGTGCTGGGCGGCGGCAGCGCGGGCAGCAGCGCTCATGTCAGATCACTGGCCGCCGGGCTCGTGGCGAGGGGCGTGCGGGTGACCGTGTGCGCCCCCGCCGAGCTGGACCACACCCATGACTTCCTCGGCTGCGGGGCGCACTTCGTGCCTGTGCCGCCCCGCGGCGACCCGATGGCCATGGGCGCGCTGCGCGCCGTGTGCGGGGGCGCCGACGTCGTCCACGCGCACGGGCTGAACGCCGCCGTGCGCTCCGCGATGGCCCTCGCCACGCAGCGGGTGCCGCTCGTCGTCACCTGGCACTCCCGGCCCCACGCGGAGGGCGCGCGCGGGCACCTGCTGCGGATGATGGAGCGGAAGGCCGTACGGGCGGCGGCCGTTGTGCTCGCCACGTCGTCGGAACTGGTCGACCGGGCGCGGCGACGGGGCGCCCGCGACGCCCGCCTGGGGCCCGTGACCCTGCCGCCGCCGCGCGGCCTCGCCGACCTGCCGGGCGAGAAGGCGCGGGCCGAACTGGGCGCGGTGGGGCGGCCGTTGGTGGTGACGGCCGCGCCGCTCGAGCCGTACCGGGGGCATGGCGCGCTGCTGGACGCGTCGCGGCGGTGGCTGGGCCACGACCCGGTGCCGCTGGTCGCCGTCGCCGGTGACGGCTCCCGGCGGGCCGCGCTGCGACGCCGGATCGACACGGAGGGGCTGCCGGTGCGGCTGCTCGGGCCGCGCCACGATGTGACGGCGCTGCTGGCCGCGGCGGACGTGGCGGTGCTGGCCGGGCGCTGGGAGGCGCGGGCGCCGCTCGCCCAGGAGGCGCTGCGCCTGGGCGTCCCGCTGGTCGCCACGGCCGTGGGCGGGGTCCCGGAGCTGGTCGGGGACGCGGCGGAACTCGTCGCGTACGGCGACTCCGTACGGCTCGCCGCCGCCGTGTCCCGGCTGCTGACGGACCCGGCCCGCCGCGCGGCGCTCGCGGCGGCCGGCCCTCGCCAGGCGGCGACCTGGCCGACGGAGGAGGACACCATCGCGCAGGTCCTGAGCGTCTACGACGAACTGTGCGACGCCCGGGGCGGCCACGTCCTCTGA
- a CDS encoding NAD kinase gives MTSQPRTETSTGPGARQRTVFLLAHTGRPAAVRSAELVVLGLLRSGIGVRVLAAEAADLPLPPSVETVPEATPDVLDGCELLIVLGGDGTLLRGAEFARASGVPMLGVNLGRVGFLAEAERDDLDKVVDRVVTRAYEVEERMTLDVVVYDNGDVLHTNWALNEAAVQKVAPERMLEVVLAIDGRPVTGFGCDGVICATPTGSTAYAFSAGGPVIWPEVEALLMVPIGAHALFAKPLVTTPDSVLAVEVEPHTPDGVLWCDGRRTVTLPAGARVEVRRGSVPVRLARLHHASFSDRLVAKFALPVSGWRGAPH, from the coding sequence TTGACCTCACAACCGCGTACGGAGACGAGTACGGGCCCCGGCGCCCGGCAGCGGACCGTGTTCCTGCTCGCGCACACCGGGCGGCCCGCCGCCGTGCGCAGCGCGGAACTGGTCGTCCTCGGCCTGCTGCGCAGCGGCATCGGCGTGCGGGTGCTGGCCGCCGAGGCCGCCGACCTGCCGCTGCCGCCGTCCGTGGAGACCGTCCCGGAGGCCACGCCCGACGTGCTCGACGGCTGCGAGCTGCTGATCGTGCTGGGCGGTGACGGGACGCTGCTGCGCGGCGCCGAGTTCGCCCGCGCGTCCGGCGTGCCGATGCTCGGCGTCAACCTGGGGCGGGTCGGGTTCCTCGCCGAGGCCGAGCGGGACGACCTGGACAAGGTCGTCGACCGGGTCGTGACACGGGCGTACGAGGTCGAGGAGCGGATGACCCTCGACGTCGTCGTCTACGACAACGGCGACGTGCTGCACACCAACTGGGCGCTGAACGAGGCCGCCGTGCAGAAGGTCGCGCCCGAGCGGATGCTGGAGGTCGTCCTCGCCATCGACGGGCGCCCGGTGACCGGGTTCGGCTGCGACGGCGTGATCTGCGCGACACCGACCGGCTCCACCGCCTACGCGTTCTCCGCAGGGGGGCCGGTGATCTGGCCGGAGGTGGAGGCGCTGCTGATGGTGCCCATCGGCGCGCACGCCCTGTTCGCGAAACCGCTGGTCACGACGCCCGACTCGGTGCTGGCCGTGGAGGTGGAGCCGCACACCCCGGACGGGGTGCTGTGGTGCGACGGACGGCGCACCGTGACCCTGCCCGCCGGGGCGCGGGTGGAGGTGCGGCGCGGCTCGGTGCCCGTACGGCTGGCGCGGCTGCACCACGCGTCGTTCTCCGACCGGCTCGTCGCCAAGTTCGCCCTGCCCGTGTCGGGTTGGCGCGGGGCGCCGCACTAG
- a CDS encoding HAD-IIA family hydrolase — translation MVRHGRSAPDGSAAPLSAAYDTALLDLDGVVYAGGEAIPYAVEALGQARAGGMHLAYVTNNALRTPDAVAAHLTGLGVPAGPDDVITSAQAVARLIADQLPPGSRVLVIGGEGLRVALRERGLVPVESADDDPAAVVQGYGGPELPWGRFAEASYAIARGVPWYASNTDLTIPGARGIAPGNGAAVEVVRIATGAEPQVAGKPLPPMHRETILRTGARRPLVVGDRLDTDIEGAYNGGVDSLLVLTGVTTPAVLLAAPPEHRPTYVDADLRGLLTAQPDVTGTGAGGFRCGGWTAGVEGDALVLDGSGGPLDGLRALCAAAWTHAADGSCGLEAGKALARLGW, via the coding sequence ATGGTGCGGCACGGAAGGAGCGCCCCGGACGGCAGTGCGGCGCCGCTGAGCGCGGCGTACGACACGGCGCTGCTGGACCTGGACGGCGTCGTCTACGCGGGCGGCGAGGCCATCCCGTACGCCGTGGAGGCGCTCGGCCAGGCCCGCGCCGGGGGCATGCACCTGGCGTACGTCACCAACAACGCGCTGCGCACCCCCGACGCGGTGGCCGCGCACCTGACCGGACTGGGTGTGCCCGCCGGGCCCGACGATGTGATCACGTCCGCGCAGGCGGTGGCCCGGCTCATCGCCGACCAGCTGCCGCCGGGCTCGCGGGTCCTCGTCATCGGCGGTGAAGGGCTGCGGGTGGCGCTGCGGGAGCGGGGCCTCGTGCCCGTGGAGTCCGCCGACGACGACCCGGCGGCCGTCGTGCAGGGGTACGGCGGTCCCGAACTGCCGTGGGGCCGGTTCGCGGAGGCGTCGTACGCCATCGCGCGCGGCGTGCCCTGGTACGCGTCCAACACCGACCTGACCATCCCCGGCGCGCGGGGCATCGCGCCCGGCAACGGCGCCGCCGTGGAGGTCGTGCGCATCGCGACGGGCGCCGAGCCGCAGGTGGCGGGCAAGCCGCTGCCGCCCATGCACCGCGAGACGATCCTGCGGACCGGGGCGCGGCGGCCCCTCGTCGTCGGCGACCGGCTCGACACGGACATCGAGGGCGCGTACAACGGCGGCGTCGATTCGCTGCTCGTCCTCACCGGTGTCACCACCCCGGCGGTGCTGCTCGCGGCGCCGCCCGAGCACCGGCCGACGTACGTGGACGCCGACCTGCGGGGCCTGCTGACCGCCCAGCCCGATGTGACGGGTACGGGGGCTGGCGGCTTCCGGTGCGGCGGCTGGACCGCCGGTGTGGAGGGGGACGCGCTCGTACTCGACGGGAGCGGCGGGCCGCTGGACGGGCTGCGGGCGCTGTGCGCGGCGGCGTGGACCCACGCGGCGGACGGGTCGTGCGGGCTGGAGGCGGGGAAGGCGCTGGCCAGACTGGGGTGGTGA
- a CDS encoding dihydrofolate reductase family protein — protein MRKLVYGMNLTLDGYIAAPGDDIGWSGPPSDELFQWWLDHERASGLSLYGRKLWETMSSYWPTGDQRPDATPARIEFARNWRDTPKVVFSSTIDQVGWNARLVTGDAIAEITRLKAGDGGPMNIGGATLAGAAMRAGLIDEYVIAAHPVLVGGGTPFFTALDSWVNLNLVETRTFPGGVVVTRYGTRR, from the coding sequence ATGCGGAAACTGGTCTACGGCATGAACCTGACCCTGGACGGCTACATCGCCGCGCCCGGCGACGACATCGGCTGGAGCGGACCGCCGAGCGACGAGCTGTTCCAGTGGTGGCTCGACCACGAGCGGGCGAGTGGCCTGTCGCTGTACGGGCGCAAGCTGTGGGAGACGATGAGCTCCTACTGGCCGACCGGCGACCAGCGGCCCGACGCCACCCCGGCGCGGATCGAGTTCGCGCGGAACTGGCGGGACACGCCGAAGGTGGTGTTCTCCTCGACGATCGACCAGGTCGGCTGGAACGCCCGCCTGGTCACCGGCGACGCGATCGCCGAGATCACCCGGCTCAAGGCCGGGGACGGCGGCCCGATGAACATCGGCGGCGCGACGCTCGCCGGGGCGGCCATGCGCGCCGGGCTGATCGACGAGTACGTGATCGCCGCCCATCCGGTCCTGGTGGGCGGCGGCACGCCGTTCTTCACCGCGCTGGACAGCTGGGTGAACCTGAACCTGGTGGAGACGCGGACGTTTCCCGGCGGCGTGGTCGTGACCAGGTACGGGACGAGGCGCTGA
- the recN gene encoding DNA repair protein RecN, giving the protein MVRVVLEEMRIRSLGVIDDAVVELSPGFTAVTGETGAGKTMVVTSLGLLLGGRADPALVRIGAASAVVEGRVSVAPDAAAARRAEEAGAELDDGALLISRTVSAEGRSRAHLGGRSVPVGLLAELADDLVAVHGQTDQQGLLKPARQRAALDRYAGDAVAVPLAAYATAYRRLRALDAELDELTTRARERAQEADLLRFGLAEIEAVAPRPGEDVELAAEAERLGHAEALASAAALAHAALAGNPEDPEGVDATTLVAGAGRALEGVRSHDPALAALADRIGEISILLADVAGELAGYADDLDADPRRLAAVEERRAALTGLTRKYGEDVAAVLAWAEEGAARLTELDGDDDRIGELTAERDALRAELSKLAQALTDARTEAAARFAEAVTAELASLAMPHARVSFAIRQTEDPDGVEVGGRRVAYGPSGADEVELLLAPHPGAPPRPIAKGASGGELSRVMLAVEVVFAGTDPVPTYLFDEVDAGVGGKAAVEIGRRLAKLAKTAQVVVVTHLPQVAAFADRQLLVEKTNDGSVTRSGVTVLEGEDRVRELSRMLAGQEDSETARAHAEELLATARADL; this is encoded by the coding sequence ATGGTCAGGGTCGTGTTGGAGGAGATGCGGATACGGTCGCTCGGAGTCATCGACGACGCGGTGGTCGAGCTGTCGCCCGGGTTCACCGCGGTGACCGGTGAGACGGGCGCGGGCAAGACCATGGTCGTGACCAGTCTGGGGCTGCTGCTCGGCGGGCGCGCCGACCCGGCCCTGGTACGGATCGGAGCCGCGTCCGCCGTCGTGGAGGGACGCGTCAGCGTCGCCCCCGACGCCGCCGCGGCCCGCCGCGCCGAGGAGGCGGGCGCCGAGCTGGACGACGGGGCGCTGCTGATCAGCCGTACCGTCTCGGCGGAGGGCCGGTCGCGGGCGCACCTCGGCGGGCGCAGCGTCCCCGTGGGGCTGCTCGCCGAGCTGGCCGACGACCTGGTGGCCGTCCACGGCCAGACCGACCAGCAGGGCCTGCTCAAGCCCGCCCGGCAGCGGGCCGCGCTCGACCGGTACGCCGGGGACGCGGTCGCCGTGCCGCTCGCCGCGTACGCGACGGCGTACCGGCGGCTGCGGGCGCTCGACGCGGAGCTGGACGAGCTGACGACGCGCGCGCGGGAGCGGGCGCAGGAGGCCGACCTGCTGCGGTTCGGGCTGGCGGAGATCGAGGCGGTAGCGCCGCGCCCCGGTGAGGACGTGGAGCTGGCCGCCGAGGCGGAGCGGCTCGGCCACGCCGAGGCCCTCGCGTCCGCCGCCGCGCTCGCCCACGCCGCGCTGGCGGGGAACCCCGAGGACCCGGAGGGCGTGGACGCGACGACGCTCGTGGCGGGCGCCGGGCGCGCGCTGGAGGGCGTACGGTCGCACGACCCGGCGCTGGCGGCTCTCGCCGACCGGATCGGGGAGATCTCGATCCTCCTCGCCGACGTGGCCGGGGAACTCGCCGGGTACGCCGACGACCTGGACGCCGACCCGCGCAGGCTGGCCGCCGTCGAGGAGCGGCGGGCCGCGCTGACCGGGCTGACCCGCAAGTACGGCGAGGACGTCGCCGCCGTCCTGGCCTGGGCGGAGGAGGGCGCGGCGCGGCTCACCGAACTGGACGGCGACGACGATCGGATCGGGGAGCTGACCGCCGAGCGGGACGCGCTGCGCGCCGAGCTGTCGAAGCTGGCGCAGGCCCTGACCGACGCCCGGACGGAGGCGGCGGCCCGCTTCGCGGAGGCCGTCACGGCCGAACTGGCGTCGCTGGCGATGCCGCACGCGCGAGTGTCGTTCGCGATCCGGCAGACCGAGGACCCCGACGGTGTCGAGGTCGGCGGGCGGCGCGTCGCGTACGGTCCGTCCGGCGCGGACGAGGTGGAGCTGCTGCTCGCCCCGCACCCGGGCGCCCCGCCGCGGCCCATCGCGAAGGGCGCGTCCGGCGGTGAGCTGTCGCGGGTGATGCTCGCGGTGGAGGTCGTCTTCGCCGGTACGGACCCGGTGCCGACGTACCTGTTCGACGAGGTGGACGCCGGTGTGGGCGGCAAGGCGGCCGTGGAGATCGGGCGGCGCCTCGCCAAGCTGGCGAAGACGGCGCAGGTCGTCGTGGTGACGCACCTGCCGCAGGTCGCGGCGTTCGCCGACCGGCAGCTGCTGGTGGAGAAGACCAACGACGGGTCCGTCACCCGGTCCGGCGTCACCGTCCTGGAGGGCGAGGACCGGGTGCGGGAGCTGTCGCGGATGCTCGCCGGGCAGGAGGACTCCGAGACGGCCCGCGCGCACGCCGAGGAACTGCTGGCGACGGCCCGCGCCGACCTCTGA
- a CDS encoding TlyA family RNA methyltransferase — MAGVARRRLDAELVRRKLARSREHASQLIAAGRVTVGGSTATKPATQVETAAAIVVAQDDSDPDYVSRGGHKLAGALAAFVPLGLVVEGRRALDAGASTGGFTDVLLRSGAAHVVAVDVGYGQLAWSLRSDERVTVKDRTNVRELTLDVIGGEPVDLVVGDLSFIPLGLVLPALTGVTAPGADLVLMVKPQFEVGKERLGSGGVVRSPELRAEAVRNVARQAAGLGLGVLGVTASPLPGPSGNVEYFLWLRAGAPALDPADVDRAVAEGPR, encoded by the coding sequence GTGGCAGGAGTGGCACGCCGCCGTCTCGACGCCGAGCTTGTACGCCGCAAGCTCGCCCGCTCGCGCGAACACGCGAGCCAGCTGATCGCGGCGGGGCGGGTGACCGTCGGCGGCAGCACCGCCACCAAACCCGCCACCCAGGTCGAGACCGCCGCGGCCATCGTCGTCGCCCAGGACGACTCCGACCCGGACTACGTGTCGCGCGGCGGCCACAAGCTCGCCGGGGCGCTCGCCGCCTTCGTCCCCCTCGGCCTGGTGGTCGAGGGCAGGCGGGCGCTCGACGCGGGGGCGTCCACGGGCGGCTTCACCGACGTCCTGCTGCGCTCCGGCGCCGCCCACGTCGTCGCCGTCGACGTCGGCTACGGCCAGCTCGCCTGGTCGCTCCGGAGCGATGAACGCGTCACCGTCAAGGACCGTACCAACGTGCGTGAACTGACCCTCGACGTGATCGGCGGCGAGCCCGTGGACCTGGTCGTCGGAGACCTCTCGTTCATCCCGCTCGGCCTCGTCCTGCCGGCCCTCACCGGCGTGACCGCGCCCGGCGCCGATCTCGTCCTGATGGTGAAGCCGCAGTTCGAGGTGGGCAAGGAGCGGCTCGGCAGCGGCGGCGTCGTCCGCAGCCCCGAGCTGCGCGCCGAGGCCGTGCGCAACGTGGCGCGGCAGGCCGCCGGCCTCGGGCTCGGCGTGCTCGGTGTCACCGCGAGCCCGCTGCCGGGACCGTCGGGGAACGTCGAGTACTTCCTGTGGCTGCGGGCCGGGGCGCCCGCACTCGATCCGGCCGACGTCGATCGCGCCGTGGCGGAGGGACCCCGTTGA
- a CDS encoding ABC transporter ATP-binding protein → MQPQPVRQRLAAESVTLAYEQRTIARDLSVAIPDNSFTVIVGPNACGKSTLLRALARMLKPAQGRVLLDGQAIHSMPAKKVARTLGLLPQSSIAPDGITVADLVARGRYPHQGLLRQWSPEDERIVQESMDATGVGELGDRYVDELSGGQRQRVWIAMALAQQTPLLLLDEPTTYLDIQHQIDVLDLCAELHETQGRTLVAVLHDLNHAARYATHLIAVRGGEVVAEGPPSEIVTAELVERVFGLRCQVIDDPETGTPLVVPAARQARK, encoded by the coding sequence ATGCAGCCCCAGCCCGTGCGGCAGCGCCTCGCCGCGGAGTCCGTCACCCTCGCCTACGAGCAGCGGACCATCGCCCGCGACCTGTCCGTGGCGATACCCGACAACTCCTTCACGGTCATCGTCGGGCCCAACGCCTGCGGCAAGTCCACGCTGCTGCGCGCACTCGCCCGGATGCTGAAGCCCGCCCAGGGGCGGGTCCTGCTGGACGGCCAGGCCATCCACTCCATGCCCGCGAAGAAGGTCGCCCGGACGCTCGGCCTGCTGCCGCAGTCGTCCATCGCGCCGGACGGCATCACCGTCGCCGACCTGGTCGCCCGGGGCCGCTACCCGCACCAGGGGCTGCTGCGGCAGTGGTCGCCGGAGGACGAGCGGATCGTCCAGGAGTCGATGGACGCGACCGGCGTGGGCGAGCTGGGCGACCGGTACGTGGACGAGCTGTCCGGCGGGCAGCGCCAGCGCGTGTGGATCGCCATGGCGCTCGCCCAGCAGACACCGCTGCTGCTGCTGGACGAGCCGACGACGTACCTCGACATCCAGCACCAGATCGACGTCCTCGACCTGTGCGCCGAGCTCCACGAGACGCAGGGCCGCACCCTCGTGGCCGTCCTGCACGACCTGAACCACGCGGCCCGGTACGCCACGCACCTCATCGCCGTACGGGGCGGGGAGGTCGTCGCGGAGGGCCCGCCGTCCGAGATCGTCACCGCCGAGCTGGTCGAGCGGGTCTTCGGGCTGCGCTGCCAGGTCATCGACGACCCCGAGACGGGCACGCCCCTCGTCGTCCCGGCGGCCCGGCAGGCACGGAAGTAG
- a CDS encoding FecCD family ABC transporter permease yields MSLGVLVLVCVASIVVGAKPVPLGDVWHGLFQNSGTNHDVLIADVRVPRTLLGLLAGVALGLAGAVMQALTRNPLAEPGLMGVNAGAAAAVVTATSVLGATSFMGYVWFAFVGAAIVSVLVYVLGGGRAATPVRLALAGTAATAALYGYVNAVQLLDSAALDRLRFWTVGSLAGADADIVAAVAPFIAAGVVLAALVARPLNAMEMGDDTARALGANLTRTRVLAMLAVTLLCGGATAACGPIVFVGLMVPYLVRAITGPDMRWILPYAAVLSPVLLLGSDIVGRVVARPSELQVGIVTALIGGPVFIHLVRRKRMAQL; encoded by the coding sequence CTGTCCCTCGGCGTCCTGGTGCTCGTGTGTGTCGCGAGCATCGTCGTCGGCGCGAAACCGGTGCCGCTCGGCGACGTGTGGCACGGCCTCTTCCAGAACTCGGGGACCAACCACGACGTCCTGATCGCCGACGTCCGTGTTCCGCGCACCCTGCTGGGGCTGCTCGCCGGGGTCGCCCTCGGTCTCGCGGGCGCCGTCATGCAGGCCCTCACCCGCAACCCGCTCGCAGAGCCCGGCCTGATGGGCGTCAACGCGGGCGCGGCGGCCGCCGTGGTCACCGCGACCAGCGTGCTCGGCGCGACCTCGTTCATGGGGTACGTGTGGTTCGCGTTCGTCGGCGCCGCGATCGTGTCGGTGCTCGTGTACGTGCTCGGCGGCGGGCGGGCCGCCACCCCCGTGCGGCTCGCGCTGGCCGGTACGGCCGCGACCGCAGCGCTGTACGGGTACGTCAACGCCGTGCAGCTGCTGGACTCGGCGGCGCTGGACCGGCTGCGGTTCTGGACCGTCGGGTCACTGGCCGGGGCGGACGCGGACATCGTCGCCGCCGTGGCCCCGTTCATCGCCGCCGGGGTCGTGCTGGCCGCGCTGGTCGCCCGGCCCCTGAACGCCATGGAGATGGGCGACGACACGGCCCGGGCGCTCGGCGCGAACCTGACCCGCACGCGGGTGCTGGCCATGCTCGCCGTGACCCTGCTGTGCGGCGGGGCGACCGCCGCGTGCGGGCCGATCGTGTTCGTCGGGCTGATGGTGCCGTACCTGGTCCGCGCGATCACCGGGCCCGACATGCGGTGGATCCTGCCGTACGCGGCGGTCCTGTCGCCCGTGCTGCTGCTCGGGTCCGACATCGTCGGGCGGGTCGTCGCCCGCCCGTCCGAGCTCCAGGTCGGCATCGTCACGGCGCTGATCGGCGGGCCCGTCTTCATCCACCTCGTACGCCGCAAGAGGATGGCCCAGCTGTGA
- a CDS encoding FecCD family ABC transporter permease encodes MARTHTVRAVRTGGLSVRVEPRAVRACLLLIVLALAAGVVLIGSGDFPIAPGDVVATLLGDGTVAQEFVVLDLRLPRVLIAVLVGAGLAVGGAVFQTITRNPLGSPDMLGVNQGAIVGALTVIVLFHGNAAAVAAGGLVGGTLTGAAVYVFAWKRGVHGFRIVLIGIGLAAMLTAVIHYLITKANLVDATRAVVWMTGSLEGRDWTQFWPLLAVTAVLLPVILAYGRPLRMLEMGDDAAYALGVRVERVRMTQLVCAVLLVASATAAAGPITFVALSAPQLARRLTRSPGPNLGASALMGATVLLVADWAATNVFGERQLPVGVVTGVVGGCYLLWLLVTERRAGRI; translated from the coding sequence GTGGCCCGTACCCACACCGTCCGGGCCGTCAGGACCGGCGGGCTGTCCGTCCGCGTGGAGCCGCGCGCCGTACGCGCCTGTCTGCTGCTGATCGTCCTCGCCCTCGCGGCCGGGGTCGTCCTGATCGGCAGCGGCGACTTCCCCATCGCGCCCGGCGACGTCGTGGCGACCCTCCTCGGCGACGGTACGGTCGCGCAGGAGTTCGTCGTCCTCGATCTGCGGCTGCCGCGCGTCCTCATCGCGGTCCTCGTCGGCGCGGGCCTCGCGGTCGGCGGCGCGGTCTTCCAGACCATCACCCGCAACCCGCTCGGCAGCCCCGACATGCTCGGTGTCAACCAGGGCGCCATCGTCGGCGCGCTGACCGTGATCGTGCTGTTCCACGGCAACGCCGCCGCCGTCGCGGCCGGCGGGCTCGTCGGCGGCACGCTGACCGGCGCCGCCGTGTACGTCTTCGCGTGGAAGCGGGGCGTGCACGGCTTCCGGATCGTCCTCATCGGCATCGGCCTCGCCGCGATGCTGACGGCCGTCATCCACTACCTGATCACCAAGGCGAACCTGGTGGACGCGACCCGCGCGGTCGTGTGGATGACCGGTTCCCTGGAGGGCCGCGACTGGACGCAGTTCTGGCCGCTGCTCGCCGTCACCGCCGTCCTGCTGCCGGTGATCCTCGCGTACGGGCGGCCGCTGCGCATGCTGGAGATGGGCGACGACGCCGCGTACGCCCTCGGGGTGCGCGTGGAGCGGGTGCGGATGACGCAGCTGGTCTGCGCGGTGCTGCTGGTCGCCTCCGCCACCGCGGCCGCCGGGCCCATCACGTTCGTCGCGCTGAGCGCGCCCCAGCTGGCCCGCCGCCTGACCCGCTCGCCCGGCCCGAACCTGGGCGCGTCCGCCCTGATGGGCGCGACGGTGCTGCTGGTCGCCGACTGGGCCGCCACCAACGTCTTCGGCGAGCGGCAGCTGCCCGTCGGCGTCGTCACCGGCGTCGTCGGCGGCTGCTACCTGCTGTGGCTCCTGGTCACCGAGCGCCGGGCAGGCCGGATATGA